In one Nicotiana sylvestris chromosome 8, ASM39365v2, whole genome shotgun sequence genomic region, the following are encoded:
- the LOC104240415 gene encoding reticulon-like protein B4, producing the protein MAEHEERKVEKSDEHEESVMEKITETLHLSNNNHHSSSSSSDSDDDKKTTSSPPVTSSFKSKVRRLFGRERPVHKVFGGGKPADVFLWRNKKISAGFLGGATAIWVLFEVVEYHFLTLLCHGLIVALAGLFLWSNASAFIHKSAPHIPEVHIPEKPVLEFATGLRNEINRAFAVLREIAAGRDLKTFLMVIGGLWILSVLGSCCDFLSLFYIIVVVLHTVPVLYEKYEDQIDSFAEKALHELKKQYAVFDAKVLSKIPRGPLRDKKKA; encoded by the exons ATGGCGGAACACGAGGAGCGTAAAGTGGAGAAATCGGATGAGCATGAGGAGTCTGTAATGGAAAAAATCACTGAAACACTTCATCTCAGTAATAATAACCATCactcttcttcgtcttcttctgATTCTGATGACGATAAGAAAACGACGTCATCTCCTCCCGTAACGTCGTCGTTTAAGTCTAAAGTTCGTCGGCTTTTTGGTAGGGAACGTCCTGTTCACAAAGTCTTCGGCGGTGGTAAAC CTGCTGATGTGTTCTTGTGGAGAAACAAGAAGATATCTGCAGGATTTCTTGGTGGAGCCACAGCTATCTGGGTTCTCTTTGAGGTAGTAGAATACCATTTCCTTACCCTGCTCTGTCATGGTTTGATAGTTGCTCTGGCTGGGTTATTTTTGTGGAGCAACGCTAGCGCCTTCATTCACAA ATCTGCACCACACATTCCGGAAGTTCACATCCCTGAGAAACCTGTATTGGAGTTTGCCACTGGTCTTAGGAATGAGATCAATCGTGCCTTTGCAGTTCTGAGGGAAATTGCAGCTGGAAGGGATCTAAAGACGTTCCTTATG GTCATTGGTGGCTTGTGGATCTTGTCAGTCTTGGGCAGTTGCTGTGATTTCTTGAGCCTATTCTACATAA TTGTTGTGGTGCTCCACACGGTGCCTGTTCTGTATGAGAAATATGAGGACCAGATCGATTCTTTTGCTGAGAAGGCCTTGCATGAGCTCAAGAAACAGTATGCCGTCTTTGATGCAAAGGTATTGAGTAAAATTCCTCGAGGGCCGTTGAGAGATAAGAAGAAAGCTTAG